One genomic region from Rosa rugosa chromosome 1, drRosRugo1.1, whole genome shotgun sequence encodes:
- the LOC133745954 gene encoding uncharacterized protein LOC133745954 isoform X1 — protein sequence MVGVFALCQPLFILGTSLPFPEKLKVKLKKGRQCHYAKAVWNSDHKKPFTVNLSSTIDAPLYESPEVSFDQYLEDEQRVIKALFPDMEDQQISKEEWRIQIPTMQVLFLSIYFGIYIKLRLKSMGKDYPPHVPHHIPKITELETTRWELGGIPEEYQPRDLSFSFNGTIYPDRKQGTKSILRGQFDINMSFIVSPLLGWIPHTVMQSLAEALVKKAMADSTSNSRLVEDYDEFKTEKLKNVV from the exons ATGGTTGGGGTATTTGCTTTATGCCAACCCTTGTTTATTCTTGGTACTAGTCTGCCTTTTCCAGAAAAATTGAAGGTGAAGCTGAAGAAGGGCAGACAGTGCCACTATGCGAAAGCGGTATGGAACTCAGATCATAAGAAGCCTTTTACCGTGAACCTCAGTTCCACTATTGATGCACCTCTGTATGAGTCCCCTGAG GTTTCATTTGATCAATATTTGGAGGATGAACAAAGGGTTATTAAAGCACTTTTTCCAGACATGGAGGACCAGCAAATTAGCAAG GAAGAGTGGAGGATTCAAATCCCAACCATGCAAGTCTTGTTCCTGTCTATCTACTTTGGAATTTACATCAAGTTAAGACTCAAATCCATGGGGAAAGACTACCCTCCTCATGTTCCTCATCACATCCCCAAAATCACTGAGCTTGAAACT ACAAGATGGGAACTTGGGGGGATCCCTGAGGAGTACCAGCCGCGTGACTTGAGCTTCTCCTTCAACGGAACCATATATCCTGATAGAAAGCAAGGAACAAAAAGCATACTTAGAGGTCAGTTTGACATAAACATGAGCTTTATTGTATCACCTCTGCTTGGTTGGATTCCTCATACTGTCATGCAGAGCCTTGCAGAAGCG CTGGTTAAGAAAGCGATGGCGGATTCGACCTCAAATTCCAGATTGGTAGAAGACTATGATGAATTCAAGACGGAGAAACTCAAGAATGTTGTTTAG
- the LOC133745954 gene encoding uncharacterized protein LOC133745954 isoform X4: MHLCMSPLSLQVSFDQYLEDEQRVIKALFPDMEDQQISKEEWRIQIPTMQVLFLSIYFGIYIKLRLKSMGKDYPPHVPHHIPKITELETTRWELGGIPEEYQPRDLSFSFNGTIYPDRKQGTKSILRGQFDINMSFIVSPLLGWIPHTVMQSLAEALVKKAMADSTSNSRLVEDYDEFKTEKLKNVV, encoded by the exons ATGCACCTCTGTATGAGTCCCCTGAG CTTGCAGGTTTCATTTGATCAATATTTGGAGGATGAACAAAGGGTTATTAAAGCACTTTTTCCAGACATGGAGGACCAGCAAATTAGCAAG GAAGAGTGGAGGATTCAAATCCCAACCATGCAAGTCTTGTTCCTGTCTATCTACTTTGGAATTTACATCAAGTTAAGACTCAAATCCATGGGGAAAGACTACCCTCCTCATGTTCCTCATCACATCCCCAAAATCACTGAGCTTGAAACT ACAAGATGGGAACTTGGGGGGATCCCTGAGGAGTACCAGCCGCGTGACTTGAGCTTCTCCTTCAACGGAACCATATATCCTGATAGAAAGCAAGGAACAAAAAGCATACTTAGAGGTCAGTTTGACATAAACATGAGCTTTATTGTATCACCTCTGCTTGGTTGGATTCCTCATACTGTCATGCAGAGCCTTGCAGAAGCG CTGGTTAAGAAAGCGATGGCGGATTCGACCTCAAATTCCAGATTGGTAGAAGACTATGATGAATTCAAGACGGAGAAACTCAAGAATGTTGTTTAG
- the LOC133745954 gene encoding uncharacterized protein LOC133745954 isoform X5 produces MVGVFALCQPLFILGTSLPFPEKLKVKLKKGRQCHYAKAVWNSDHKKPFTVNLSSTIDAPLYESPEVSFDQYLEDEQRVIKALFPDMEDQQISKEEWRIQIPTMQVLFLSIYFGIYIKLRLKSMGKDYPPHVPHHIPKITELETTRWELGGIPEEYQPRDLSFSFNGTIYPDRKQGTKSILRAG; encoded by the exons ATGGTTGGGGTATTTGCTTTATGCCAACCCTTGTTTATTCTTGGTACTAGTCTGCCTTTTCCAGAAAAATTGAAGGTGAAGCTGAAGAAGGGCAGACAGTGCCACTATGCGAAAGCGGTATGGAACTCAGATCATAAGAAGCCTTTTACCGTGAACCTCAGTTCCACTATTGATGCACCTCTGTATGAGTCCCCTGAG GTTTCATTTGATCAATATTTGGAGGATGAACAAAGGGTTATTAAAGCACTTTTTCCAGACATGGAGGACCAGCAAATTAGCAAG GAAGAGTGGAGGATTCAAATCCCAACCATGCAAGTCTTGTTCCTGTCTATCTACTTTGGAATTTACATCAAGTTAAGACTCAAATCCATGGGGAAAGACTACCCTCCTCATGTTCCTCATCACATCCCCAAAATCACTGAGCTTGAAACT ACAAGATGGGAACTTGGGGGGATCCCTGAGGAGTACCAGCCGCGTGACTTGAGCTTCTCCTTCAACGGAACCATATATCCTGATAGAAAGCAAGGAACAAAAAGCATACTTAGAG CTGGTTAA
- the LOC133745954 gene encoding uncharacterized protein LOC133745954 isoform X2: MVGVFALCQPLFILGTSLPFPEKLKVKLKKGRQCHYAKAVWNSDHKKPFTVNLSSTIDAPLYESPEVSFDQYLEDEQRVIKALFPDMEDQQISKEEWRIQIPTMQVLFLSIYFGIYIKLRLKSMGKDYPPHVPHHIPKITELETTRWELGGIPEEYQPRDLSFSFNGTIYPDRKQGTKSILREAVSDSMPFPENCICT, encoded by the exons ATGGTTGGGGTATTTGCTTTATGCCAACCCTTGTTTATTCTTGGTACTAGTCTGCCTTTTCCAGAAAAATTGAAGGTGAAGCTGAAGAAGGGCAGACAGTGCCACTATGCGAAAGCGGTATGGAACTCAGATCATAAGAAGCCTTTTACCGTGAACCTCAGTTCCACTATTGATGCACCTCTGTATGAGTCCCCTGAG GTTTCATTTGATCAATATTTGGAGGATGAACAAAGGGTTATTAAAGCACTTTTTCCAGACATGGAGGACCAGCAAATTAGCAAG GAAGAGTGGAGGATTCAAATCCCAACCATGCAAGTCTTGTTCCTGTCTATCTACTTTGGAATTTACATCAAGTTAAGACTCAAATCCATGGGGAAAGACTACCCTCCTCATGTTCCTCATCACATCCCCAAAATCACTGAGCTTGAAACT ACAAGATGGGAACTTGGGGGGATCCCTGAGGAGTACCAGCCGCGTGACTTGAGCTTCTCCTTCAACGGAACCATATATCCTGATAGAAAGCAAGGAACAAAAAGCATACTTAGAG AAGCGGTTAGTGATTCCATGCCATTTCCCGAAAACTGCATATGTACTTGA
- the LOC133745954 gene encoding uncharacterized protein LOC133745954 isoform X3, whose translation MVGVFALCQPLFILGTSLPFPEKLKVKLKKGRQCHYAKAVWNSDHKKPFTVNLSSTIDAPLYESPEVSFDQYLEDEQRVIKALFPDMEDQQISKEEWRIQIPTMQVLFLSIYFGIYIKLRLKSMGKDYPPHVPHHIPKITELETTRWELGGIPEEYQPRDLSFSFNGTIYPDRKQGTKSILREPCRSG comes from the exons ATGGTTGGGGTATTTGCTTTATGCCAACCCTTGTTTATTCTTGGTACTAGTCTGCCTTTTCCAGAAAAATTGAAGGTGAAGCTGAAGAAGGGCAGACAGTGCCACTATGCGAAAGCGGTATGGAACTCAGATCATAAGAAGCCTTTTACCGTGAACCTCAGTTCCACTATTGATGCACCTCTGTATGAGTCCCCTGAG GTTTCATTTGATCAATATTTGGAGGATGAACAAAGGGTTATTAAAGCACTTTTTCCAGACATGGAGGACCAGCAAATTAGCAAG GAAGAGTGGAGGATTCAAATCCCAACCATGCAAGTCTTGTTCCTGTCTATCTACTTTGGAATTTACATCAAGTTAAGACTCAAATCCATGGGGAAAGACTACCCTCCTCATGTTCCTCATCACATCCCCAAAATCACTGAGCTTGAAACT ACAAGATGGGAACTTGGGGGGATCCCTGAGGAGTACCAGCCGCGTGACTTGAGCTTCTCCTTCAACGGAACCATATATCCTGATAGAAAGCAAGGAACAAAAAGCATACTTAGAG AGCCTTGCAGAAGCGGTTAG